From one Lycium ferocissimum isolate CSIRO_LF1 chromosome 7, AGI_CSIRO_Lferr_CH_V1, whole genome shotgun sequence genomic stretch:
- the LOC132061977 gene encoding receptor-like protein 9DC3: MYEVNSYQFCEEPIVESDDLEVQIQEAAGEEINNVEVVSFSFGHPLCSFDDSLALLQFKHSLVVADYPLCSSDDLYYDDKFHCQSSVPKMTSWNSSMDCCTWNGVTCDSLTGHVIGLDLSCSKLEGTIHPNSSLFQLQHLQKLDLSINNFLESHIPQGIVQLVRLTHLNLSYCYLKGRIPLEISYLSNLVSLDLSNFDSDVHFSREGFNMLFRNFTKLEVLSLSNVVISSEIPMNVSSSTLRYLDLGGPIPESIRNLSHITELHLSNNHLESKIPDAFSNLQKLTFGSNNNSDAFSNLTKLEVLILRNNCTFGGPLPLIASGFQDLKQLYLSQNSLNGSIPSWMLSLPSVIHLWLGRNRFSGPLPEFKTNSLERLDMSHNQLNGPIPQSLRDLVNLTDVILGQNNLSGEVGSEMFSSMTNLYYLDLSHSGLAWSSNKDKIIINLPLLGYLDLGFCRVKDFPNLLLNAKELWSLDLSENEIHGPFPKWFAGLSSLQFLNLSHNYLTSLDHLYWKTMTIVDLQSNSLRGPLPSSLCSSTYLSLLDLSYNNLSAEIPHCLFASTRLVVLDLRENNFDGPIPNKFPKNSTLVHLSLRKNQLEGPVPKSLINCPSLQVLDLGNNKIRDTFPTWLETLHELEILILKSNRFYGPIIAFKTKLPFPNLRIFDLSGNSFTGFLPMEVLKGFKAMMNMDVHKSKLEYIGEQADFGLYKENYEDQSVELVLKNQDTEFGKILKMFTTIDLSRNKFEGEIPEFIGNLNALLLLNLSHNNLSGHIPVEMKNMSTLEAMDVSFNQLTGKIPEELASLTFLAVLNLSHNHLVGPIPHSNQFNTFPNDSYFGNSELCGFPLSNECGQHKSAPEPVSLVEQEEDEPSFLSEMTWQSVVIGYGCGLTFGFTILYLIYHFERPRWFIDFFATITHEMAYRAKRRGQRSRNFRRRRL; this comes from the exons ATGTATGAGGTGAACTCCTATCAATTTTGTGAAGAACCAATCGTGGAATCTGATGATCTTGAGGTGCAAATTCAAGAGGCTGCTGGTGAAGAGATCAATAATG TTGAAGTGGTTTCTTTTTCCTTTGGGCATCCACTTTGCTCCTTTGATGATTCCCTTGCACTTTTACAGTTTAAGCATTCACTTGTCGTGGCGGACTATCCACTTTGCTCTTCTGATGATCTTTACTATGACGACAAATTCCATTGCCAATCTTCTGTTCCTAAGATGACGTCTTGGAATAGTAGTATGGATTGTTGTACGTGGAATGGTGTTACTTGTGATAGCCTCACCGGGCATGTGATTGGTTTGGACCTCAGTTGTAGCAAACTTGAAGGAACTATTCATCCCAATAGTAGCCTTTTCCAGCTTCAACATCTTCAAAAGCTTGATCTTTCAATTAATAATTTTCTAGAATCTCATATTCCCCAGGGTATTGTTCAGTTGGTCCGTTTGACGCATCTCAACCTTTCTTATTGTTATCTCAAAGGAAGGATTCCATTAGAAATCTCGTACCTGTCCAATTTGGTTTCGCTTGATCTCTCTAACTTTGACTCTGATGTCCACTTTAGCCGGGAAGGTTTCAACATGCTCTTTCGAAACTTTACCAAGTTAGAGGTACTTTCTCTTTCTAATGTTGTCATCTCATCCGAGATACCTATGAATGTGTCATCCTCTACTTTGAGATATCTAGATCTTGGAG GACCTATTCCAGAATCCATCAGGAACCTTTCACATATCACTGAACTGCATCTTTCAAACAACCATTTGGAAAGCAAAATTCCTGATGCATTTTCCAACTTGCAAAAGCTTACGTTTGGAAGCAACAACAATTCCGATGCATTTTCCAACTTGACAAAGCTTGAAGTTTTGA TCTTGAGAAACAATTGTACTTTCGGTGGTCCACTTCCTTTGATTGCTAGCGGCTTTCAAGATCTGAAACAACTATATTTGTCTCAAAACTCGCTCAATGGATCAATCCCATCTTGGATGCTTAGTCTTCCTTCAGTGATTCATTTGTGGCTGGGGAGGAATCGTTTCAGTGGACCACTTCCCGAGTTTAAGACCAACTCTCTAGAACGGCTAGATATGTCTCATAATCAACTCAATGGTCCCATACCTCAATCACTTAGAGATCTTGTGAACCTAACCGATGTCATTCTTGGACAAAATAATTTGAGTGGGGAGGTTGGATCAGAAATGTTTTCAAGCATGACAAACCTCTACTATCTTGATCTTTCTCATAGTGGTTTAGCATGGAGTAGCAATAAGGACAAGATCATCATCAACCTTCCTCTTCTTGGTTATTTGGATTTAGGATTTTGTCGTGTGAAAGATTTTCCAAATCTCTTGTTAAACGCCAAGGAATTATGGTCTTTGGATCTCTCGGAGAACGAAATTCATGGCCCCTTCCCAAAATGGTTTGCAGGTTTGAGTTCATTGCAATTCCTTAACCTCTCCCACAACTACCTTACAAGTTTAGACCATCTATATTGGAAGACAATGACGATAGTGGATCTTCAATCAAACTCACTCAGAGGACCTCTGCCGTCCTCTCTTTGCTCATCAACTTACCTTTCATTACTAGATTTGTCTTATAACAATCTGAGTGCTGAAATTCCACATTGTTTGTTTGCTTCTACCAGGCTAGTGGTCCTAGACTTAAGAGAAAATAACTTTGATGGTCCCATCCCAAACAAATTCCCAAAGAATAGTACACTAGTTCATCTTAGCTTGAGGAAgaatcaattggaaggtccagTCCCGAAATCTTTAATCAACTGTCCATCCTTACAAGTCCTTGATTTGGGAAACAACAAAATTCGTGATACATTTCCCACCTGGTTGGAGACGCTGCACGAGTTGGAGATTCTCATATTGAAATCTAATAGATTTTATGGACCCATCATTgctttcaaaacaaaattgCCATTTCCAAATTTGAGGATCTTTGACCTCTCTGGCAATTCGTTTACCGGCTTTTTACCCATGGAGGTTCTAAAAGGTTTCAAAGCTATGATGAACATGGATGTACACAAATCAAAATTGGAATATATAGGGGAACAAGCTGATTTTGGACTTTACAAAGAAAACTATGAGGATCAATCAGTGGAGCTAGTGCTGAAAAATCAAGACACTGAATTCGGAAAGATCTTGAAGATGTTCACAACAATCGACTTATCAAGGAACAAGTTTGAGGGAGAAATCCCAGAGTTCATTGGGAATTTGAATGCACTCCTGCTGCTGAATTTATCGCATAACAACCTCAGTGGACATATTCCTgttgaaatgaagaacatgagcACGCTTGAAGCTATGGACGTTTCATTTAACCAGCTTACCGGCAAAATTCCTGAGGAATTGGCAAGTCTCACATTTCTTGCTGTCCTAAATCTGTCACACAACCATCTTGTTGGACCTATTCCTCATAGTAACCAGTTCAATACGTTTCCAAATGATTCATATTTTGGAAACAGTGAATTGTGTGGATTTCCATTGTCAAATGAATGCGGGCAGCATAAGAGTGCACCAGAACCAGTATCGTTGGTTGAACAGGAAGAAGATGAGCCGAGTTTTCTTAGCGAAATGACTTGGCAATCTGTCGTAATTGGTTATGGCTGTGGCTTGACTTTTGGATTTACCATACTGTATCTCATATACCACTTTGAAAGGCCAAGATGGTTCATAGACTTTTTTGCAACTATCACTCATGAAATGGCATACAGAGCAAAGAGAAGAGGTCAAAGAAGCAGGAACTTTCGCAGAAGAAGACTGTGA